One part of the Salvelinus sp. IW2-2015 linkage group LG28, ASM291031v2, whole genome shotgun sequence genome encodes these proteins:
- the btbd6b gene encoding BTB/POZ domain-containing protein 6-B isoform X1: protein MPEPPDCLYGRIMKFFTFLLLLPETLKRTKKSGKQSGKLPVCYEIVTLSVKKKMAAELYPASLNTNLPNSNGAVVTAASKKNIVQVTQAVTVPTTTATQQNINNNNVETTSWQSTHPTLRERNALMFNKEHMADVHFIVGPPGESQKVPAHKYVLAVGSSVFGAMFYGDLAEGESEIHIPDVEPAAFLILLKYMYSDEIELEADTVLATLYAAKKYIVPALAKACVTFLETSLEAKNACVLLSQSRLFEEPELTQRCWEVIDAQAELALRSEGFCEIDLQTLEIILRRETLNTREAVVFQAVLEWAVAECRRQGLGATARNKRAVLGKVLYLVRLPTMTLEEFADGAAQSDVLTLEETHDIFLWYTAANKPKLEFPLAQRTGLTPQRCHRFQSSAYRSNQWRYRGRCDSIQFAVDKRIFIAGLGLYGSSGGKAEYSVKIELKRQGATLAQNLTMFVSDGSSSTFSVWFEHPVQVEQDTFYTVSVVLDGNELSYFGQEGMTEVQCGKVTFQYQCSSDSTNGTGVQGGQIPELVFYA from the exons ATGCCAGAACCCCCAGATTGCCTGTATGGCCGAATCAtgaagttttttacatttttgctttTGCTTCCAGAAACCTTAAAAAGGACTAAAAAGAGTGGGAAGCAGTCCGGCAAGCTGCCAGTATGCTATGAAATCGTGACTTTGTCCGTGAAGAAGAAGATGGCTGCAGAACTGTACCCTGCCAGCTTAAACACCAACCTCCCCAACAGCAACGGCGCGGTAGTGACTGCAGCCAGCAAGAAAAACATCGTTCAGGTCACCCAAGCTGTGACCGTGCCGACTACGACTGCCACTCAGcaaaatatcaacaacaacaacgtcGAGACTACCAGTTGGCAGTCCACTCACCCGACATTGCGAGAAAG GAATGCCTTGATGTTCAATAAAGAACATATGGCCGATGTTCATTTCATTGTGGGTCCCCCTGGTGAATCACAGAAAGTTCCAGCGCATAAA TATGTATTGGCGGTGGGCAGCTCCGTTTTTGGTGCCATGTTTTATGGAGACCTGGCAGAAGGGGAGTCTGAGATTCACATCCCAGACGTGGAGCCTGCTGCTTTTTTAATTCTGTTAAA GTATATGTACAGCGACGAGATTGAACTGGAGGCGGACACGGTGCTGGCCACTCTGTACGCCGCCAAGAAGTACATTGTGCCTGCCTTGGCCAAGGCCTGCGTCACTTTCCTGGAGACCAGCCTGGAGGCCAAGAACGCCTGTGTGCTGCTCTCTCAGAGCCGCCTCTTCGAGGAGCCAGAGCTGACACAGCGCTGCTGGGAGGTGATCGACGCCCAGGCTGAGCTAGCCCTCCGCTCCGAGGGCTTCTGTGAGATCGACCTGCAGACCCTGGAGATCATCCTGCGCCGTGAAACGCTGAACACGCGCGAGGCAGTGGTCTTCCAGGCGGTGCTGGAGTGGGCGGTGGCTGAGTGCCGGCGCCAGGGTCTGGGCGCCACGGCACGGAACAAGCGGGCGGTGCTGGGCAAGGTACTGTACCTGGTGCGCCTCCCCACCATGACTCTGGAGGAGTTTGCTGACGGTGCGGCACAGTCTGACGTGCTCACCCTGGAGGAGACGCACGACATCTTCCTGTGGTACACGGCGGCCAACAAGCCCAAGCTGGAGTTCCCGCTGGCTCAGCGGACAGGCCTGACGCCGCAGCGGTGCCATCGCTTCCAGTCATCGGCCTACCGGAGCAACCAGTGGCGATACCGGGGCCGCTGCGACAGCATCCAGTTTGCCGTAGACAAGCGCATCTTCATTGCCGGCCTGGGCCTGTATGGCTCAAGCGGCGGCAAGGCTGAGTACAGTGTCAAGATTGAACTGAAGCGGCAGGGTGCCACGCTGGCGCAGAACCTCACCATGTTCGTGTCGGATGGCTCCAGCAGCACATTCTCAGTGTGGTTCGAGCACCCGGTCCAAGTGGAACAGGACACCTTCTACACGGTCAGCGTCGTGCTGGACGGCAACGAGCTGAGCTACTTTGGGCAGGAGGGCATGACTGAGGTGCAGTGCGGAAAAGTGACATTCCAGTACCAGTGCTCCTCGGACAGTACCAATGGGACGGGCGTGCAGGGGGGGCAGATCCCCGAACTGGTCTTCTATGCATGA
- the btbd6b gene encoding BTB/POZ domain-containing protein 6-B isoform X3: MAAELYPASLNTNLPNSNGAVVTAASKKNIVQVTQAVTVPTTTATQQNINNNNVETTSWQSTHPTLRERNALMFNKEHMADVHFIVGPPGESQKVPAHKYVLAVGSSVFGAMFYGDLAEGESEIHIPDVEPAAFLILLKYMYSDEIELEADTVLATLYAAKKYIVPALAKACVTFLETSLEAKNACVLLSQSRLFEEPELTQRCWEVIDAQAELALRSEGFCEIDLQTLEIILRRETLNTREAVVFQAVLEWAVAECRRQGLGATARNKRAVLGKVLYLVRLPTMTLEEFADGAAQSDVLTLEETHDIFLWYTAANKPKLEFPLAQRTGLTPQRCHRFQSSAYRSNQWRYRGRCDSIQFAVDKRIFIAGLGLYGSSGGKAEYSVKIELKRQGATLAQNLTMFVSDGSSSTFSVWFEHPVQVEQDTFYTVSVVLDGNELSYFGQEGMTEVQCGKVTFQYQCSSDSTNGTGVQGGQIPELVFYA, encoded by the exons ATGGCTGCAGAACTGTACCCTGCCAGCTTAAACACCAACCTCCCCAACAGCAACGGCGCGGTAGTGACTGCAGCCAGCAAGAAAAACATCGTTCAGGTCACCCAAGCTGTGACCGTGCCGACTACGACTGCCACTCAGcaaaatatcaacaacaacaacgtcGAGACTACCAGTTGGCAGTCCACTCACCCGACATTGCGAGAAAG GAATGCCTTGATGTTCAATAAAGAACATATGGCCGATGTTCATTTCATTGTGGGTCCCCCTGGTGAATCACAGAAAGTTCCAGCGCATAAA TATGTATTGGCGGTGGGCAGCTCCGTTTTTGGTGCCATGTTTTATGGAGACCTGGCAGAAGGGGAGTCTGAGATTCACATCCCAGACGTGGAGCCTGCTGCTTTTTTAATTCTGTTAAA GTATATGTACAGCGACGAGATTGAACTGGAGGCGGACACGGTGCTGGCCACTCTGTACGCCGCCAAGAAGTACATTGTGCCTGCCTTGGCCAAGGCCTGCGTCACTTTCCTGGAGACCAGCCTGGAGGCCAAGAACGCCTGTGTGCTGCTCTCTCAGAGCCGCCTCTTCGAGGAGCCAGAGCTGACACAGCGCTGCTGGGAGGTGATCGACGCCCAGGCTGAGCTAGCCCTCCGCTCCGAGGGCTTCTGTGAGATCGACCTGCAGACCCTGGAGATCATCCTGCGCCGTGAAACGCTGAACACGCGCGAGGCAGTGGTCTTCCAGGCGGTGCTGGAGTGGGCGGTGGCTGAGTGCCGGCGCCAGGGTCTGGGCGCCACGGCACGGAACAAGCGGGCGGTGCTGGGCAAGGTACTGTACCTGGTGCGCCTCCCCACCATGACTCTGGAGGAGTTTGCTGACGGTGCGGCACAGTCTGACGTGCTCACCCTGGAGGAGACGCACGACATCTTCCTGTGGTACACGGCGGCCAACAAGCCCAAGCTGGAGTTCCCGCTGGCTCAGCGGACAGGCCTGACGCCGCAGCGGTGCCATCGCTTCCAGTCATCGGCCTACCGGAGCAACCAGTGGCGATACCGGGGCCGCTGCGACAGCATCCAGTTTGCCGTAGACAAGCGCATCTTCATTGCCGGCCTGGGCCTGTATGGCTCAAGCGGCGGCAAGGCTGAGTACAGTGTCAAGATTGAACTGAAGCGGCAGGGTGCCACGCTGGCGCAGAACCTCACCATGTTCGTGTCGGATGGCTCCAGCAGCACATTCTCAGTGTGGTTCGAGCACCCGGTCCAAGTGGAACAGGACACCTTCTACACGGTCAGCGTCGTGCTGGACGGCAACGAGCTGAGCTACTTTGGGCAGGAGGGCATGACTGAGGTGCAGTGCGGAAAAGTGACATTCCAGTACCAGTGCTCCTCGGACAGTACCAATGGGACGGGCGTGCAGGGGGGGCAGATCCCCGAACTGGTCTTCTATGCATGA
- the btbd6b gene encoding BTB/POZ domain-containing protein 6-B isoform X2, giving the protein MLLCKYFQETLKRTKKSGKQSGKLPVCYEIVTLSVKKKMAAELYPASLNTNLPNSNGAVVTAASKKNIVQVTQAVTVPTTTATQQNINNNNVETTSWQSTHPTLRERNALMFNKEHMADVHFIVGPPGESQKVPAHKYVLAVGSSVFGAMFYGDLAEGESEIHIPDVEPAAFLILLKYMYSDEIELEADTVLATLYAAKKYIVPALAKACVTFLETSLEAKNACVLLSQSRLFEEPELTQRCWEVIDAQAELALRSEGFCEIDLQTLEIILRRETLNTREAVVFQAVLEWAVAECRRQGLGATARNKRAVLGKVLYLVRLPTMTLEEFADGAAQSDVLTLEETHDIFLWYTAANKPKLEFPLAQRTGLTPQRCHRFQSSAYRSNQWRYRGRCDSIQFAVDKRIFIAGLGLYGSSGGKAEYSVKIELKRQGATLAQNLTMFVSDGSSSTFSVWFEHPVQVEQDTFYTVSVVLDGNELSYFGQEGMTEVQCGKVTFQYQCSSDSTNGTGVQGGQIPELVFYA; this is encoded by the exons ATGTTGCTGTGCAAATATTTTCAGG AAACCTTAAAAAGGACTAAAAAGAGTGGGAAGCAGTCCGGCAAGCTGCCAGTATGCTATGAAATCGTGACTTTGTCCGTGAAGAAGAAGATGGCTGCAGAACTGTACCCTGCCAGCTTAAACACCAACCTCCCCAACAGCAACGGCGCGGTAGTGACTGCAGCCAGCAAGAAAAACATCGTTCAGGTCACCCAAGCTGTGACCGTGCCGACTACGACTGCCACTCAGcaaaatatcaacaacaacaacgtcGAGACTACCAGTTGGCAGTCCACTCACCCGACATTGCGAGAAAG GAATGCCTTGATGTTCAATAAAGAACATATGGCCGATGTTCATTTCATTGTGGGTCCCCCTGGTGAATCACAGAAAGTTCCAGCGCATAAA TATGTATTGGCGGTGGGCAGCTCCGTTTTTGGTGCCATGTTTTATGGAGACCTGGCAGAAGGGGAGTCTGAGATTCACATCCCAGACGTGGAGCCTGCTGCTTTTTTAATTCTGTTAAA GTATATGTACAGCGACGAGATTGAACTGGAGGCGGACACGGTGCTGGCCACTCTGTACGCCGCCAAGAAGTACATTGTGCCTGCCTTGGCCAAGGCCTGCGTCACTTTCCTGGAGACCAGCCTGGAGGCCAAGAACGCCTGTGTGCTGCTCTCTCAGAGCCGCCTCTTCGAGGAGCCAGAGCTGACACAGCGCTGCTGGGAGGTGATCGACGCCCAGGCTGAGCTAGCCCTCCGCTCCGAGGGCTTCTGTGAGATCGACCTGCAGACCCTGGAGATCATCCTGCGCCGTGAAACGCTGAACACGCGCGAGGCAGTGGTCTTCCAGGCGGTGCTGGAGTGGGCGGTGGCTGAGTGCCGGCGCCAGGGTCTGGGCGCCACGGCACGGAACAAGCGGGCGGTGCTGGGCAAGGTACTGTACCTGGTGCGCCTCCCCACCATGACTCTGGAGGAGTTTGCTGACGGTGCGGCACAGTCTGACGTGCTCACCCTGGAGGAGACGCACGACATCTTCCTGTGGTACACGGCGGCCAACAAGCCCAAGCTGGAGTTCCCGCTGGCTCAGCGGACAGGCCTGACGCCGCAGCGGTGCCATCGCTTCCAGTCATCGGCCTACCGGAGCAACCAGTGGCGATACCGGGGCCGCTGCGACAGCATCCAGTTTGCCGTAGACAAGCGCATCTTCATTGCCGGCCTGGGCCTGTATGGCTCAAGCGGCGGCAAGGCTGAGTACAGTGTCAAGATTGAACTGAAGCGGCAGGGTGCCACGCTGGCGCAGAACCTCACCATGTTCGTGTCGGATGGCTCCAGCAGCACATTCTCAGTGTGGTTCGAGCACCCGGTCCAAGTGGAACAGGACACCTTCTACACGGTCAGCGTCGTGCTGGACGGCAACGAGCTGAGCTACTTTGGGCAGGAGGGCATGACTGAGGTGCAGTGCGGAAAAGTGACATTCCAGTACCAGTGCTCCTCGGACAGTACCAATGGGACGGGCGTGCAGGGGGGGCAGATCCCCGAACTGGTCTTCTATGCATGA